From the Hevea brasiliensis isolate MT/VB/25A 57/8 chromosome 15, ASM3005281v1, whole genome shotgun sequence genome, one window contains:
- the LOC131174114 gene encoding cytochrome P450 71D9-like has protein sequence MGKISLILKLFFSFSSFFSNLIYFFLNLRIWRKSKTSNSALNLPPGPRKLPLIGSLHHLAGSVLPHHRLRDLAMKYGPLTHLQLGELTNIVISSPEIVKQLMKTHDIIFSQRPFIPSANLLSYNSTDMAFSPHGDYWRQLGKICSSELLTASRVRSFRPIREEQTSKFVRFISSSARSPINFSRMMDSLAYSIISKAAFGKIWKGEEVFLPTIKKLGQAMGDFNLADLYPSINFLQVITGMKPKLKWLRQAVDKILENIMNKHRTRKAEGKFVDAGEEEDLVDVLLNIQDKGDLEFPLTTENIKAVILDIFTAGSDTSSTHVDWAMSEMLKNPRVMIKTQEDVRRIFDAQGNIDEAGLQEFNYLKLVIKETLRLHPPVPLLAPRECRESCIINGYNIPEKSRVIVNAWTIGRDPNYWSEAERFYPERFLDNSIDYKGTNFEFIPFGVGRSMCPGISFGMANVDLILLSYL, from the exons GAGGATATGGAGGAAATCGAAAACCAGCAACTCGGCTCTTAATTTACCACCAGGACCAAGGAAGCTGCCTTTAATAGGGAGCTTGCACCATTTAGCTGGGTCAGTACTACCTCATCACAGGCTAAGAGACTTAGCCATGAAATATGGACCTCTCACGCACCTTCAACTTGGTGAACTTACCAATATTGTTATTTCTTCTCCTGAAATTGTTAAACAACTGATGAAAACCCATGATATCATATTTTCTCAGAGGCCTTTTATCCCTTCAGCGAATCTTTTGAGTTATAATTCAACAGACATGGCATTTTCTCCACATGGAGACTATTGGAGACAGTTGGGAAAGATTTGCTCGTCCGAGCTGCTAACTGCGAGTCGTGTGAGGTCTTTCAGACCAATCAGGGAAGAACAAACTTCAAAATTCGTTAGATTCATTTCTTCTAGTGCTAGATCCCCGATAAACTTTAGCAGGATGATGGATTCTTTGGCCTATAGCATCATTTCAAAAGCAGCCTTTGGTAAGATATGGAAGGGAGAAGAAGTATTCTTGCCCACTATCAAGAAACTTGGACAAGCTATGGGAGATTTTAATCTTGCTGATTTGTACCCTTCCATCAACTTCCTCCAAGTGATCACCGGAATGAAGCCTAAACTAAAATGGCTTCGTCAAGCAGTAGATAAGATACTCGAGAACATCATGAACAAACATAGAACCAGAAAGGCTGAGGGGAAATTTGTTGATGCAGGTGAGGAAGAGGATCTTGTAGATGTTCTTTTGAATATTCAGGATAAAGGAGATCTCGAATTCCCTTTAACAACGGAGAATATCAAAGCAGTCATTTTG GATATATTTACTGCTGGTAGCGACACATCTTCCACGCATGTAGACTGGGCAATGTCAGAAATGCTGAAAAACCCAAGAGTGATGATAAAGACACAAGAAGACGTAAGACGAATTTTTGATGCACAAGGAAACATTGATGAAGCTGGCCTTCAagaatttaattacttaaaattgGTTATCAAAGAAACTCTGAGATTACATCCTCCTGTTCCATTGTTAGCTCCAAGAGAATGCAGAGAGAGTTGTATCATTAATGGGTATAACATACCTGAAAAATCCAGAGTCATTGTGAATGCATGGACAATTGGAAGGGATCCCAATTACTGGTCTGAAGCTGAAAGATTTTATCCAGAGAGATTTCTTGATAATTCAATTGATTATAAGGGTACCAACTTTGAATTTATCCCATTTGGTGTTGGAAGGAGTATGTGTCCAGGAATATCATTTGGCATGGCTAATGTTGA tttgatactgctttcatacttg
- the LOC131173958 gene encoding putative glycerol-3-phosphate transporter 5, protein MLSTVFDIGGVFGGISAGYISDMIEARAVTSIVFLLLSMPAFILYRVYGSLSMIMNVALMLLSGFLVNGPYLLITTAVAADLGTQDLIRGNSHALATVTAIIDGTGSFGAAIGPLLAGYISTRGWNSVFLMLIVSIFFASLLLIRVAKAEIF, encoded by the coding sequence ATGCTCTCTACAGTATTTGACATTGGAGGAGTCTTCGGAGGAATTTCAGCTGGATACATATCTGATATGATTGAGGCTCGTGCAGTTACTTCAATTGTATTCTTGCTGCTATCAATGCCAGCCTTTATTTTGTACCGGGTTTATGGGAGCCTGTCTATGATAATGAACGTTGCGTTGATGCTTCTTTCTGGTTTTCTTGTGAATGGCCCTTACTTATTAATCACTACGGCTGTAGCAGCTGATCTTGGTACACAGGATTTGATCAGAGGAAATTCCCATGCCTTGGCTACTGTCACTGCAATTATAGATGGTACTGGTTCTTTTGGAGCAGCTATTGGCCCACTTTTGGCTGGGTATATTTCCACAAGAGGATGGAACAGTGTTTTTCTAATGCTTATTGTTTCAATTTTCTTTGCAAGTTTATTACTGATTCGTGTTGCAAAAGCTGAAATTTTCTAA